In the Kwoniella mangroviensis CBS 8507 chromosome 3, whole genome shotgun sequence genome, one interval contains:
- a CDS encoding mRNA 3'-end-processing protein YTH1 — MAAAASSSTPLDPHLGRAADFVRPDFHQVNLDIEGFLKTQKGYKLDADTQICPLSLTPLGCPLPPSQCPYRHTNPSPANFQPPPPLPPHPREREKKLTVCKHYLRNLCKMGDNCEYTHDWNLRTMPVCVMFVKQGKCELGGECLYFHPRDRRVECPDYKRGFCLLGPECPRKHIRKRLCGAYQSGFCPDGEKCKLSHPPADRPQSEEYINPVPPDPTQFTGPPPQLPAGYGRWREYRYDPNAVVVPAPAWVEGGSLSGWRAGGFLSSNARRNEDRDGHGHGHGGHGGRSNDNRDNREVPQNAPAGYEKKTGWVKDLSTVLCFRCNQYGHFANTCPNQAVPGDRGGLKRERD; from the exons ATGGCCGCAGCAGCCAGTTCGTCAACACCTCTCGACCCTCATCTGGGTAGAGCAGCAGATTTCGTCCGACCGGATTTCCATCAGGTCAACTTGGACATAGAGGGATTTCTAAAGACTCAGAAGGGATATAAGCTTGATGCTG ataCTCAGATATGTCCCTTATCCCTAACACCTCTCGGATGTCCTCTCCCACCTTCACAATGTCCCTATCGTCATACCAATCCCTCTCCAGCAAATTTCcaaccacctcctccactcccTCCCCACCCTAGAGAACGGGAAAAGAAATTAACAGTGTGTAAACATTACCTCCGGAATCTATGTAAGATGGGAGACAATTGTGAATACACACACGATTGGAATCTACGTACGATGCCTGTCTGCGTGATGTTTGTGAAACAAGGGAAATGTGAATTGGGTGGTGAATGTTTGTATTTTCATCCTAGAGATAGAAGAGTTGAATGTCCAGATTATAAAAGAGGTTTTTGTCTATTGGGACCGGAATGTCCGAGAAAACATATTAGGAAGAGGTTATGTGGAGCTTATCAGAGTGGGTTCTGTCCTGATGGAGAGAAATGTAAATTATCGCA TCCCCCAGCAGACCGACCTCAATCTGAAGAATATATAAACCCCGTCCCTCCTGACCCTACGCAATTCACCGGTCCACCACCCCAACTACCAGCGGGATACGGCCGATGGCGGGAATACAGATACGATCCTAACGCTGTGGTTGTGCCTGCTCCGGCATGGGTGGAAGGTGGTTCTCTCAGTGGATGGAGAGCAGGTGGTTTCTTGTCTAGTAACGcaaggaggaatgaagatCGAGATGGACATGGCCACGGACATGGCGGACATGGTGGTAGATCAAATGATAATAGGGATAATAGGGAGGTACCGCAGAATGCTCCTGCGGGGTATGAGAAGAAAACTGGTTGGGTCAAGGATCTAAGTACGGTATTGTGTttt AGATGCAACCAATATGGTCATTTCGCAAATACATGTCCGAACCAAGCTGTCCCAGGTGATAGAGGTGGattgaagagggagagggattAG
- a CDS encoding ATP-dependent RNA helicase HAS1 gives MSAVATPRDDSLKSAKKRKRPSTSTPATEKGDVPQPVTDADSTMAEATSSKVTLDGGVDGARNVPGQTYERVPFSTLNLSNPTMNAIQRIGFETMTEVQARTIPPLLAGKDVLGAARTGSGKTMAFLVPSVELLSTLRFKPVNGTGVIIISPTRELALQIFGVAKELMQGHSQTFGVLMGGANRKAEADKLVKGVNLIVATPGRLLDHLQNTKGFVFKNLKALVIDEADRILEIGFEEEMKQIIKLLPSENRQSMLFSATQTTKVTDLARISLRPGPLYINVDEEKQASTVDMLEQGYVVCESDKRFMLLFTFLRKNLKKKVIVFFSSCNSVNYHAELLNYIDVPVLDLHGKQKQQKRTNTFFEFCNAPSGILLCTDVAARGLDIPKVDWIIQFDPPDDPRDYIHRVGRTARAGKTGKSLLFLLPSELGFLRFLKVAKVPLNEYQFPQKKIADVQKQLENLISKNHYLNTSARDGYRSYLQSYASYSLKKIFDVNKLDLAKVGKAFGFSVPPKVNISVGTAKAKKERNDDSDEDDDGVPKKAFYRNRKKGKFQS, from the exons atgtcagcGGTAGCAACACCCCGAGACGATAGTCTCAAATCGGCCAAAAAGCGAAAACgaccttccacctctaccccTGCCACCGAGAAGGGAGATGTACCTCAACCAGTGACAGACGCAGACTCGACCATGGCCGAAGCTACCTCATCCAAGGTCACTCTCGACGGAGGAGTAGACGGAGCGAGAAACGTTCCTGGACAAACATATGAAAGGGTTCCATTCTCTACTCTGAATCTTTCAAATCCAACTATGAATGCGATCCAACGTATTGGATTCGAGACGATGACCGAAGTTCAAGCTAGAACCATACCTCCTCTTTTGGCTGGTAAAGATGTACTGGGAGCTGCGAGAAcaggatcaggtaaaacgATGGCTTTTTTGGTTCCCAGTGTGGAATTGTTGAGTACATTGAGATTCAAGCCTgtgaatg GAACCGGTGTGATCATCATTTCGCCAACTCGAGAACTTGCTCTTCAGATATTCGGAGTAGCCAAAGAACTCATGCAAGGTCATTCTCAGACGTTTGGTGTATTGATGGGCGGTGCGAACAGAAAGGCAGAAGCGGACAAGTTGGTCAAAGGTGTGAACTTGATCGTAGCTACACCAGGTAGATTACTCGATCACTTGCAA AACACCAAAGGATTCGTGTTCAAGAACCTCAAAGCTTTGGTCattgatgaagctgatagaaTCTTGGAAATTGGTTtcgaggaagagatgaagcAGATCATCAAGTTATTACCATCTG AAAACCGTCAATCAATGCTATTCTCCGCCACTCAAACAACAAAAGTGACCGACCTCGCCCGTATCTCCCTTCGACCAGGTCCATTGTACATCAACGTAGATGAGGAAAAACAAGCCTCGACAGTGGACATGTTAGAACAAGGTTACGTAGTCTGTGAATCCGACAAGCGATTCATGCTCCTATTTACCTTCTTAAGGAAGAATTTGAAGAAAAAAGTTATCGTTTTCTTTTCAAGTTGTAATTCAGTCAACTATCATGCGGAGTTATTGAATTACATTGATGTTCCTGTACTGGATTTACAT GGTaaacaaaaacaacaaaAACGGACCAATACATTTTTCGAATTCTGTAATGCCCCCTCAGGTATATTACTTTGTACCGACGTAGCTGCAAGAGGTCTCGATATACCAAAAGTAGATTGGATTATCCAGTTCGACCCACCCGATGATCCAAGGGATTATATCCATAGAGTAGGAAGAACTGCCAGAGCAGGCAAAACTGGGAAATCTTTATTGTTCTTGTTACCTTCGGAATTGGGTTTCTTGAGGTTTTTGAAAGTTGCCAAAGTTCCTTTGAACGAATACCAATTCCCTCAGAAGAAGATCGCGGATGTTCAAAAACAG cttgaaaatctcatctcaaAGAATCATTATCTCAATACCTCCGCAAGAGACGGTTACAGATCGTACCTCCAATCATACGCTTCATACTCCCTCAAGAAGATATTCGATGTGAATAAATTAGATTTAGCTAAAGTAGGTAAAGCATTTGGATTTAGTGTTCCTCCCAAAGTAAACATCTCAGTCGGTACGGCTAAagcgaagaaggaaagaaatgatgacagtgatgaagatgatgatggtgtcCCAAAGAAAGCTTTCTATAGGAAtaggaagaagggtaaatTCCAATCTTAG